The Fervidibacillus albus genome contains a region encoding:
- a CDS encoding glycoside hydrolase family 65 protein produces MGYHRLFEIDEWKIRTNQLNKEHKRLQESLTSIGNGYMGMRGNFEEDYSGDHHQGIYIAGVWFPDKTRVGWWKNGYPEYFGKVINTVNFLKTNIYINGEKVDLYVDQIHDFDLELNMKTGVLYRNFTVEKQGNRYRIQVERFVSLDVKELCAVKLSVTSLDAEADVKIVSALDGNVRNEDANYDEMFWLPIQSESRSLVVETKPNPFGIEQFSVAVTMENTPIGLTKQFDHMTDLEVSESFSRTIGKGETVALEKRIIVTTSRDYERQEVLPAAKKILDEIGKFRYDELKETHENRWKNRWEMADVTIGGDPSNQQGIRFNIFQLFSTYYGEDKRLNIGPKGFTGEKYGGATYWDTEAFVFPFYLATADPIVAKNLLEYRYEQLPQAYENARKLGLQGALYPMVTFNGVECHNEWEITFEEIHRNGAIAYAIYNFTNYTGDRSYLEEKGIDVLVGISRFWADRVHYNKEKQVYMIHGVTGPNEYENNVNNNWYTNYIAAWTLKYTLQTLKEIPERKRLLLNVTAEEQNKWQHIIDRMYYPYDKKRDIYVQHDTFLDKDLKTVNELTPDDLPLNQKWSWDKILRSCFIKQADVLQGMYFFGDQFTLEEKRRHFEFYEPMTVHESSLSPSVHTILAAELRKVDKAVELYERTARLDLDNYNNDSEDGLHITSMTGGWLAIVQGFAGMRTFNDRLSFAPIIPKKWSDYSFHVNYRGRLLFVQVKRDETSITLVKGEPINLEIYGKTVEIRDVYKCRTDFDQ; encoded by the coding sequence ATGGGTTATCATCGGCTTTTTGAAATTGACGAATGGAAGATCCGAACGAATCAACTGAATAAAGAACATAAACGATTACAAGAAAGTCTCACAAGTATCGGTAACGGATACATGGGGATGCGGGGGAATTTTGAAGAAGATTATTCCGGAGATCATCACCAAGGTATTTATATTGCTGGCGTTTGGTTTCCCGATAAAACGAGGGTCGGTTGGTGGAAAAACGGTTATCCCGAATATTTCGGAAAAGTCATCAACACCGTCAATTTTTTAAAAACGAATATTTATATAAACGGCGAAAAAGTTGACCTATATGTGGATCAAATTCACGATTTTGACTTAGAGTTAAATATGAAGACAGGGGTTTTGTACCGTAATTTTACAGTGGAAAAGCAGGGGAACCGATATCGCATACAGGTGGAACGGTTTGTAAGCCTCGATGTTAAAGAATTATGTGCGGTGAAACTATCGGTTACAAGTTTAGATGCGGAAGCAGACGTAAAAATCGTTTCTGCATTAGACGGAAATGTACGAAATGAAGATGCCAATTATGATGAAATGTTTTGGTTGCCAATTCAATCGGAAAGTCGCTCGTTAGTCGTGGAAACGAAACCGAATCCGTTTGGAATCGAACAGTTTTCCGTTGCTGTTACGATGGAAAACACGCCAATTGGTTTAACGAAGCAATTCGATCATATGACCGATCTGGAAGTTTCGGAAAGTTTTTCACGGACGATCGGAAAGGGCGAAACGGTCGCTTTAGAGAAGCGAATTATCGTGACGACGAGCCGCGACTACGAAAGACAGGAAGTTCTTCCAGCCGCAAAAAAAATATTGGACGAAATCGGAAAATTCCGTTATGATGAATTGAAAGAAACCCACGAAAACCGTTGGAAAAACCGATGGGAAATGGCCGATGTGACAATCGGGGGTGACCCTAGCAATCAACAAGGTATCCGATTTAATATTTTCCAATTGTTCTCCACTTATTATGGGGAAGACAAACGATTGAATATCGGCCCTAAAGGATTTACCGGTGAAAAATACGGCGGTGCGACGTATTGGGATACGGAGGCGTTCGTTTTTCCATTTTATTTAGCGACAGCAGATCCCATCGTAGCGAAAAATTTGCTGGAATATCGATACGAACAACTACCTCAAGCCTATGAAAATGCTAGAAAGCTCGGATTGCAAGGGGCTTTATATCCGATGGTCACTTTTAACGGCGTCGAATGTCATAACGAATGGGAAATTACTTTTGAGGAAATTCACCGTAACGGGGCGATCGCCTACGCCATTTACAATTTTACGAACTACACCGGAGACCGTAGTTATTTAGAGGAAAAGGGAATCGATGTTCTCGTCGGTATTAGCCGATTTTGGGCGGATCGGGTTCATTACAATAAAGAAAAGCAAGTATATATGATCCACGGCGTTACAGGGCCTAATGAATATGAAAATAATGTCAATAATAATTGGTATACGAATTATATCGCAGCGTGGACCTTAAAATACACGTTGCAAACGTTAAAGGAAATACCGGAACGAAAACGTTTACTGCTAAACGTTACTGCTGAAGAACAAAACAAATGGCAGCATATAATCGACCGGATGTATTATCCCTACGATAAAAAAAGGGATATTTATGTTCAACATGATACATTCCTCGATAAAGATTTGAAAACCGTTAACGAATTAACACCGGACGATTTACCCCTCAATCAAAAATGGTCATGGGATAAAATTTTACGATCATGTTTTATTAAACAAGCGGACGTTTTACAAGGTATGTATTTCTTTGGTGATCAATTTACACTCGAAGAAAAAAGACGCCATTTCGAATTTTATGAACCGATGACTGTTCATGAATCGAGTTTGTCTCCGAGCGTCCATACGATTCTTGCGGCAGAACTTCGTAAAGTCGATAAGGCGGTCGAGTTGTATGAACGGACGGCAAGACTCGATTTAGATAATTACAATAACGATTCAGAAGATGGCCTGCATATTACATCGATGACTGGCGGCTGGCTTGCCATCGTCCAAGGCTTTGCAGGAATGCGAACGTTTAACGATCGATTATCCTTTGCGCCGATTATTCCAAAAAAATGGTCAGACTACAGTTTTCATGTGAATTATCGCGGACGACTTCTTTTTGTTCAAGTGAAACGTGATGAAACATCGATTACTTTAGTGAAGGGTGAGCCGATCAATTTAGAAATTTATGGTAAAACCGTTGAAATTCGCGATGTGTATAAATGTCGGACGGATTTCGATCAATAG
- a CDS encoding LacI family DNA-binding transcriptional regulator yields the protein MAVTIKDVARVANVAPSTVSRVIADSPRISEKTKKRVRQVMVELGYHPNLIARSLANQSTQTIGIVFPNSGDLAFQNPFFSEVLRGISEGLREKHYVLQMTTGKSDEEIFDDVVKMVQGKRVDGIILLYSKVSDPVTDFLLENDFPFVVIGKPDERAEQITHVDNDNVTAALDGTNHLLHLGHKRIGFIGGNKQLMVTLNRLEGYKKALIDANIPILDDYIIHEEFLLEGGQEAVKELMTLQSPPTALLVADDLMSLGVLRTIHGMGLNVPKDLSIVSFNNALFAQLASPPLTSIDIHILELGIEAVKHLIARIENRKEPVKRIIIPYEIIVRSSCGPYVEKSIES from the coding sequence ATGGCAGTGACAATTAAGGATGTGGCGAGGGTGGCAAATGTCGCCCCATCCACGGTTTCTCGGGTAATTGCGGACAGTCCGAGGATTAGTGAAAAAACGAAAAAACGAGTTCGCCAAGTCATGGTCGAGCTCGGTTACCATCCGAATTTGATTGCGAGAAGTTTAGCCAATCAATCGACGCAAACGATCGGAATCGTATTTCCTAATTCCGGTGATTTGGCGTTCCAAAATCCGTTTTTTTCCGAGGTGCTACGGGGAATCAGTGAGGGACTTCGCGAGAAACATTACGTATTACAAATGACGACGGGAAAATCGGATGAAGAAATTTTTGATGATGTCGTTAAAATGGTACAAGGAAAACGGGTCGACGGGATTATTTTGCTTTATTCTAAAGTAAGTGATCCGGTGACCGATTTTTTACTAGAAAATGATTTTCCGTTTGTCGTCATCGGGAAACCGGATGAAAGAGCGGAACAAATCACCCATGTGGACAACGATAATGTGACCGCTGCGTTGGATGGGACGAATCATTTATTACATTTAGGTCATAAACGAATCGGTTTTATCGGTGGGAATAAACAATTGATGGTTACACTCAACCGGTTGGAAGGGTATAAAAAGGCGTTGATAGATGCGAATATTCCGATTTTAGATGATTACATTATTCACGAGGAGTTTTTGCTCGAAGGCGGGCAAGAAGCGGTAAAAGAACTGATGACATTACAAAGTCCCCCAACAGCTCTTCTCGTTGCCGACGATTTAATGTCTCTTGGCGTTTTACGAACGATTCACGGGATGGGATTGAATGTACCAAAGGATCTTTCTATCGTAAGCTTTAACAATGCACTATTTGCCCAATTGGCTAGTCCACCGCTTACATCCATCGATATTCATATTTTGGAATTAGGGATTGAAGCAGTAAAACATTTAATCGCTCGAATTGAAAATCGAAAGGAACCGGTCAAGCGGATTATCATTCCCTACGAAATAATCGTTCGTTCATCGTGTGGTCCATACGTTGAAAAATCGATTGAATCGTAA